TTTCTACGGCAAAGCGTTCAATAGATGCTGTTAAAAGAGCCAACTGCTGAACATAGTCGGCATGACGATCGCGAGAGATTACTTGAGTTGAGGCGCAATCTGGTTCTAAGCCTAACTTTTGGCAGGCGATCGCTTCTATTTTGGGATCGACATTGGCATAAGTACCTACCGCTCCAGAAATCTTACCGACGGCAATTTCTTTACGCAATCTTACCAGGCGATCGCGATTACGAAATACTTCAGCTAGCCATCCAGCCAGCTTAAAGCCAAAGGTAATTGGTTCAGCGTGAATTCCGTGAGATCTTCCTACCATTACCGTGTAGCGGTGTTGCTGTGCTTGATAGCGAATTGCCTGGGTCAATTCTTCCAATTTTTCTAAAATCAGGTTCAGACTAATAACCATCTGGAGAGCAAGTCCAGTATCCAAAACATCAGAACTGGTCAATCCTAAATGAATATATCTTCCTGCATCACCTACATATTCATTAACGTTAGTCAGAAAAGCAATAACGTCATGGCGAACTTCAGCCTCAATTTCTAATACGCGTTGCGGATCGAAGTTAGCTTTGGCTTTGATTTCATCAACGGCTGCTTGAGGAGTATAACCTAGTTCTGCTTGTGCCTCGCAGACTGCTATTTCTACCTGTAGCCATGTCTTGAGTTTATAGTTATCAGTCCAAATTTCGCCCATTTCGGGCAGGGTATAGCGTTCAATCACAGTCTGTTTAGCAGAATACAACTGTTAATTGTACAGCTATGAGTATGCAGATTATGGTTAATCTGTTATTTTTTAAAGCTGGCAACACAAAAAGACGTTATAGCAATCCTATTTCATTTGTGAACAGTTAATCTTGGTATCGGGAATAGGGAATAGGAAATAGGCAATAGGGAACAAAAATTT
This DNA window, taken from Pleurocapsa sp. FMAR1, encodes the following:
- the purB gene encoding adenylosuccinate lyase: MIERYTLPEMGEIWTDNYKLKTWLQVEIAVCEAQAELGYTPQAAVDEIKAKANFDPQRVLEIEAEVRHDVIAFLTNVNEYVGDAGRYIHLGLTSSDVLDTGLALQMVISLNLILEKLEELTQAIRYQAQQHRYTVMVGRSHGIHAEPITFGFKLAGWLAEVFRNRDRLVRLRKEIAVGKISGAVGTYANVDPKIEAIACQKLGLEPDCASTQVISRDRHADYVQQLALLTASIERFAVEIRNLQRTDVLEVEEFFSKKQKGSSAMPHKRNPIRSERLTGMARIVRGNAVAALENVALWHERDISHSSVERVILPDSCILTHFMLKEITGLIKNLLVYPENMKRNMNVYGGVIFSQRVMLTLVEKGMNREAAYGLVQGCAHEAWNKIDGDFRKLISQDETVTKTLSTEEIDACFDPNHHLKNLDEIYQRLGI